In one window of Drosophila innubila isolate TH190305 chromosome 2L unlocalized genomic scaffold, UK_Dinn_1.0 4_B_2L, whole genome shotgun sequence DNA:
- the LOC117779910 gene encoding basic-leucine zipper transcription factor A-like, which produces MPLLLANYYQQQQQHRQHRQQVASMLLEYKNACTLFNTNQSNNSSIRSSNSHSSNRRRQQLAKAEALTMSTPTTTSKYKINSDATDSVAAATLLYHHHHHHHHHAHHQQQQQQHHHLHHHHHQQQQQQQQQQQLQQQQLLLQQQLLQQHVANNSPLQHLSNLFGQHLPTHSLQHLITAEYWQQQQQQRCPSATSTLSAIKNEPTTQSPLPSPTPTTIATATATTTTSRGATRETADDVASVFSFTPQQHVNFAASLVALQQNDAAPEATTATTAAPAATSPTTTATSPAPATSVANDDDNNMQNAGGKFEVAFTYIHTYISEILQTV; this is translated from the coding sequence ATGCCATTGTTGCTAGCAAACTActatcagcaacagcaacagcatcgaCAGCATCGACAGCAGGTTGCTAGCATGTTACTTGAATACAAAAACGCTTGTACGCTTTTCAACACAaatcaaagcaacaacagcagcattcgcagcagcaacagtcacAGCAGCAATCGTCGTCGACAGCAGCTGGCAAAAGCGGAAGCACTAACAATgtcaacgccaacaacaacaagcaaatataaaatcaatagcGATGCCACAGACAgcgttgcagcagcaacattgctttatcatcatcatcaccatcatcatcatcatgcgcatcatcagcaacaacaacagcagcatcatcatcttcatcaccatcatcatcagcagcagcagcagcagcaacaacaacagcaactgcaacaacagcaacttctattgcaacagcagctgttgcagcaacatgTGGCTAACAACTCGCCTCTGCAACATCTGAGCAATTTGTTTGGCCAACATTTGCCTACGCACAGTCTGCAACATTTGATAACCGCCGAGtattggcagcagcagcaacagcagcgttGCCCCTCAGCAACATCCACACTGTCAGCAATTAAAAACGAGCCAACAACTCAATCGCCATTGCCATCcccaacgccaacaacaattgcaacagcaacagcaacaacaacaacatcgagaGGCGCAACACGCGAAACGGCAGATGATGTTGCATCTGTGTTCAGCTTCACGCCACAGCAACACGTCAATTTTGCCGCCTCATTAGTCGCATTACAGCAAAATGATGCAGCGCCCGaggcgacaacagcaacaacagcagccccGGCGGCAACATCgccaacaacgacagcaacatcGCCGGCGCCAGCAACAAGCGTTGCCAATGATGATGACAACAACATGCAAAATGCTGGCGGTAAGTTTGAAGTTGcctttacatacatacatacatatatttcagaAATACTGCAGACAGTTTGA